Proteins co-encoded in one Zalophus californianus isolate mZalCal1 chromosome 9, mZalCal1.pri.v2, whole genome shotgun sequence genomic window:
- the GNB3 gene encoding guanine nucleotide-binding protein G(I)/G(S)/G(T) subunit beta-3 isoform X1 encodes MGEMEQLRQEAEQLKKQIADARKACADMTLAELVSGLEVVGRVQMRTRRTLRGHLAKIYAMHWATDSKLLVSASQDGKLIVWDTYTTNKVHAIPLRSSWVMTCAYAPSGNFVACGGLDNMCSIYSLKSREGNVKVSRELSAHTGYLSCCRFLDDNNIVTSSGDTTCALWDIETGQQKTVFVGHTGDCMSLAVSPDFKLFISGACDASAKLWDVREGTCRQTFTGHESDINAICFFPNGEAICTGSDDASCRLFDLRADQELTAYSHESIICGITSVAFSLSGRLLFAGYDDFNCNVWDSMKCERVGILSGHDNRVSCLGVTADGMAVATGSWDSFLKVWN; translated from the exons CTGGTGTCGGGCCTCGAGGTCGTGGGAAGAGTCCAGATGCGGACGCGGCGGACGTTAAGGGGACACCTGGCCAAGATCTATGCCATGCACTGGGCCACCGACTCTAA GCTGCTGGTAAGTGCCTCGCAAGACGGGAAGCTGATCGTGTGGGACACCTATACCACCAATAAG GTGCACGCAATCCCGCTGCGCTCCTCCTGGGTCATGACCTGTGCCTATGCCCCATCTGGGAACTTTGTGGCATGCGGGGGGCTGGACAACATGTGCTCCATCTACAGCCTCAAGTCCCGTGAGGGCAATGTCAAGGTCAGCCGGGAGCTCTCTGCTCACACAG GTTATCTCTCCTGCTGCCGCTTCCTGGATGACAACAACATCGTGACCAGCTCCGGGGACACCACTTG TGCTCTGTGGGATATCGAGACTGGGCAGCAGAAGACCGTATTTGTGGGGCACACGGGGGACTGCATGAGTCTGGCTGTCTCTCCTGACTTCAAACTCTTCATTTCGGGCGCTTGTGACGCCAGCGCCAAGCTCTGGGACGTGCGGGAGGGAACCTGTCGGCAGACTTTCACTGGCCACGAGTCGGACATCAACGCTATCTGC TTCTTCCCCAACGGAGAGGCCATCTGCACAGGCTCGGACGACGCCTCCTGCCGCCTGTTTGACCTGCGTGCAGACCAGGAGCTGACTGCCTACTCCCACGAGAGCATCATCTGTGGTATCACATCCGTGGCCTTCTCTCTCAGCGGCCGTCTGCTCTTTGCAGGCTACGACGACTTCAATTGCAATGTCTGGGACTCCATGAAGTGCGAGCGTGTGG gcATCCTTTCTGGCCATGACAACAGGGTCAGCTGCCTGGGGGTCACAGCTGATGGGATGGCTGTGGCCACTGGCTCCTGGGACAGCTTCCTCAAAGTCTGGAACtaa
- the GNB3 gene encoding guanine nucleotide-binding protein G(I)/G(S)/G(T) subunit beta-3 isoform X2 produces MTLAELVSGLEVVGRVQMRTRRTLRGHLAKIYAMHWATDSKLLVSASQDGKLIVWDTYTTNKVHAIPLRSSWVMTCAYAPSGNFVACGGLDNMCSIYSLKSREGNVKVSRELSAHTGYLSCCRFLDDNNIVTSSGDTTCALWDIETGQQKTVFVGHTGDCMSLAVSPDFKLFISGACDASAKLWDVREGTCRQTFTGHESDINAICFFPNGEAICTGSDDASCRLFDLRADQELTAYSHESIICGITSVAFSLSGRLLFAGYDDFNCNVWDSMKCERVGILSGHDNRVSCLGVTADGMAVATGSWDSFLKVWN; encoded by the exons CTGGTGTCGGGCCTCGAGGTCGTGGGAAGAGTCCAGATGCGGACGCGGCGGACGTTAAGGGGACACCTGGCCAAGATCTATGCCATGCACTGGGCCACCGACTCTAA GCTGCTGGTAAGTGCCTCGCAAGACGGGAAGCTGATCGTGTGGGACACCTATACCACCAATAAG GTGCACGCAATCCCGCTGCGCTCCTCCTGGGTCATGACCTGTGCCTATGCCCCATCTGGGAACTTTGTGGCATGCGGGGGGCTGGACAACATGTGCTCCATCTACAGCCTCAAGTCCCGTGAGGGCAATGTCAAGGTCAGCCGGGAGCTCTCTGCTCACACAG GTTATCTCTCCTGCTGCCGCTTCCTGGATGACAACAACATCGTGACCAGCTCCGGGGACACCACTTG TGCTCTGTGGGATATCGAGACTGGGCAGCAGAAGACCGTATTTGTGGGGCACACGGGGGACTGCATGAGTCTGGCTGTCTCTCCTGACTTCAAACTCTTCATTTCGGGCGCTTGTGACGCCAGCGCCAAGCTCTGGGACGTGCGGGAGGGAACCTGTCGGCAGACTTTCACTGGCCACGAGTCGGACATCAACGCTATCTGC TTCTTCCCCAACGGAGAGGCCATCTGCACAGGCTCGGACGACGCCTCCTGCCGCCTGTTTGACCTGCGTGCAGACCAGGAGCTGACTGCCTACTCCCACGAGAGCATCATCTGTGGTATCACATCCGTGGCCTTCTCTCTCAGCGGCCGTCTGCTCTTTGCAGGCTACGACGACTTCAATTGCAATGTCTGGGACTCCATGAAGTGCGAGCGTGTGG gcATCCTTTCTGGCCATGACAACAGGGTCAGCTGCCTGGGGGTCACAGCTGATGGGATGGCTGTGGCCACTGGCTCCTGGGACAGCTTCCTCAAAGTCTGGAACtaa